A single region of the Saprospiraceae bacterium genome encodes:
- a CDS encoding DUF4835 family protein, translated as MMRRLFYALFFLGLTSQLSAQEFNFQVKVVTLKLQTVDPKVFETLEISLREFLNDQQWGNDVFEQEERIKCNLILTIQEELSPTSFKADLAIQSSRPIYGTDAQTPLINHIDKDVVFEYEQYQPLQFSRNRFNDNLSHILAYYAHILLGMDYDSFSPLGGERYFRLAQEILNIVPQSATAVYPGWRSTEGNRNRYWLIENILNPRVRPFRQATYDYHRQGLDLMASNPDGGRALITQAIEDISTVNQAYRNAMIIQMFNDTKALEIIEIYKQGTLEEQNKVIRIMRLMDPANAPQYAAIK; from the coding sequence ATGATGAGAAGACTTTTTTATGCACTGTTTTTTTTGGGCCTGACTAGCCAATTATCAGCACAAGAATTTAATTTTCAGGTAAAAGTAGTTACCTTAAAACTGCAGACGGTTGACCCAAAGGTTTTCGAAACGCTGGAAATCTCTCTTCGGGAGTTTTTAAATGACCAGCAGTGGGGCAATGACGTGTTTGAGCAAGAAGAGCGGATCAAATGTAACCTCATTTTGACCATCCAGGAAGAATTGTCGCCGACCAGTTTTAAAGCGGATTTAGCCATTCAATCTTCTCGACCTATTTATGGAACAGATGCGCAGACCCCTTTGATCAATCATATCGATAAGGATGTGGTTTTTGAGTATGAACAGTACCAACCTTTACAGTTTAGCCGCAACCGGTTTAATGATAACCTTTCCCATATTTTGGCTTATTATGCGCATATTCTTTTGGGAATGGATTACGACTCTTTTTCTCCTTTGGGCGGAGAGCGCTATTTTCGGCTAGCACAAGAGATTTTGAATATTGTTCCACAAAGTGCCACTGCTGTTTATCCTGGCTGGCGTTCGACAGAAGGCAATCGAAATCGCTACTGGCTGATTGAAAACATCCTCAATCCAAGGGTACGTCCCTTTCGGCAGGCCACCTATGATTATCACCGCCAGGGCTTGGATTTAATGGCGTCAAACCCTGATGGTGGACGAGCGCTTATTACCCAGGCTATTGAAGACATTAGTACCGTCAACCAAGCTTATCGGAATGCCATGATTATTCAAATGTTTAATGATACTAAGGCTTTGGAAATCATAGAAATATACAAGCAAGGAACCTTGGAAGAACAAAACAAGGTGATTCGCATCATGCGCTTAATGGATCCGGCGAACGCACCTCAGTATGCTGCGATAAAGTAG
- a CDS encoding phosphoribosylglycinamide formyltransferase, translating into MNHIAIFASGTGSNAKKIIEHFQSNPSIKVSLLVSNKATAPVLNFAQEHGIDQCVIDRASFYDTTAILSVLKKKRINFIVLAGFLWLIPPYLVEAFKGRMVNIHPALLPKYGGKGMFGKHVHQAVKAAGETESGITIHYVNEHYDEGDIIFQATCPISATATPEDIAKKVLTLEHRHFATVIEQLLVSQ; encoded by the coding sequence GTGAATCACATCGCCATTTTTGCTTCGGGTACAGGGAGCAACGCTAAGAAAATAATCGAACATTTCCAGTCTAATCCAAGTATAAAGGTTAGTCTGCTTGTATCCAATAAAGCCACAGCCCCAGTTTTGAATTTTGCGCAAGAACATGGCATTGACCAATGTGTCATTGATCGGGCTTCGTTTTATGACACAACAGCCATTTTGTCTGTTTTGAAAAAAAAACGTATTAATTTTATTGTTCTGGCTGGCTTTTTGTGGCTTATTCCACCGTATTTAGTAGAGGCCTTCAAAGGCCGCATGGTCAACATACACCCTGCTTTACTTCCAAAGTATGGCGGCAAAGGAATGTTTGGCAAACATGTTCACCAGGCTGTAAAAGCAGCGGGTGAAACGGAAAGCGGAATCACGATTCACTATGTCAATGAACACTATGACGAGGGGGATATTATTTTTCAGGCTACCTGCCCTATATCCGCCACAGCTACACCAGAAGACATTGCCAAAAAGGTCTTAACACTTGAACATCGACACTTCGCTACTGTAATCGAACAGTTACTGGTCTCACAATAA